AATTATACCTGAAAAAAGACCATATGAGCTTAACAGCAAACCTTATTTAGTTCCAGTCCCGGGGTTACTATTATATCGAGTTACTCACGGTCTATTTTTTGATTTAGCTGATTTGTATAGAGATAAAGGTAAAGTCAATCCTTTTAGGTCTTCATTTGGGTATGTTTTTCAGGATTACATTGGTGAATTGTTGAAGAGATGCGGTACTGAAGGCCAACTTCTTCCAGAATTCAGGTATCATAAGACAAAAGATTCACCTGACTGGCTGATCTTAGATGGGGATAAGCTGCTTGTTATTGAGGTGAAGTACCCAATGCTCTATTTGGGTGCAAAACAATTTGGAGATGATAAAAAAGTAAAGAAAGATCTTAGGAATACAATAGGTAAGGCGGTAAAACAGTTTTATCAATTTGAAACAGCTATAAATTGCTGTAGTGATTCTAAACTTGGTAAGTTTAAAGGATGCAAGGTGCAAAGGCTGATAGTTACTTACGATCGTGGGTATTTTTTAAATTCATTTATAAAAGATTATCTAAAAGATCTATTTGAAGAAGAAGTAGGGGTGATACCAGATAATTTTGAATTTCAAGTTATATCTGTGGATGAATTTGAATATCTTGTTGGTGAGTATGGGAGTGATTTGTTTTCTTTTTTGGAAGAGAAGAACAGTAACAAAGAACATCGAGAGATGGATTTCAATGAATATTTAAATATTAAAACAAATAGTTATTGTGTTAGAAATAAATTTTTAGATGATTTGCGTAACGAACTTTTGTCTACACAAAATCTTAACTTATCTCCACAGTAACCCACACCCAGCACCACAAATTCAACCAGCAAATTTGTTTGGTGTAGACCCATTCAAGGTTCCAGTAGCGGTTTCGCTGAACCTGTATGAGCAGTACATCAAACCACCCACCGGACTTGAAAGAGAATAGTGGAGTGTAGACGATGGTTGCAAGATTTGTTCAAGATGAGCTTGTTGGCTATGCAGGAGAACTTGGACCAGAGCATGCTCAGGCGATTAAGGTTTTTGTATCCAACAACAAAAAAGGGCCTTACGTTTTAAAAACGTAAGGCCCTTTGAAATTTCGTGGTCGGGGCAGAGAGATTTGAACTCCCGGCATCTTGCTCCCAAAGCAAGCGCGCTACCAAACTGCGCCATGCCCCGATTCGTTGCCAAGGAGAGATTGAATACTCAAAAAAGATATGCTTGGCAAGGATAAAATTAAAAAAAACTAAAATTCATTGCTGTATCAGTCATATACCCCGGCCAGCAGCATTCCGCATTCCTTACATTTGCCATGACTCAGTCCTTTATTTCTTATGCTGAAGCCGTTTCTGCTTATAACTTCAGCCCCGCATCCCGGGCAGAATGTTGCGGAATACTCATTATTTGAAATGTTTCCTATGTAGATATATTTCAATCCGGCCTCATAACCGGCGGACCTTGCGGCTTTGAGCGTTTCCATGGGAGTCGGCTGTGTGTCCTGCATATTATAATCGGGATGGAATCTTGAGATATGCCATGGAGTTTCCTCGCCTGAAATTTCTGCAATGAAGCCGGCAAGTTTTCCAAGTTCAGCAATATCGTCATTTTTATCAGGTATGATGAGGGTTGTTATTTCGAGCCACCAGCCCATTTTGTGGATTTGTTTTACATTTTCAAGAACTGGTTCCAGCCTCGCTTTGCATATTTCGCGGTAAAAAATATTGTTGAAAGCCTTAATGTCAATATTTGCAGCGTCAATCAGTCCATCCAGCTCATTCAGGCATTCACTGCTCTGGAATCCGTTTGAGACTAGAATATTTTTTAAGCCGTGCTTGTGAGCAAGCTCTGCGGTATCCTGCATAAGCTCAAAGAATACTGTAGGCTCTGAATAGGTGTACGATATGGACTTTGCTTCATATTCCAGAGCATTGGCTACAATAGCTTCAGGCGTTGCCGGTTGTCCTGAAATTGCTTTCCCCGCCCTCGGAGGCTGTGAAAGTGATGAATTCTGGCAGAAATCACATCCTAAATTACAACCCTGAGTTCCAATTGAAAAGGTCCGGGTCCCGGGCAGAAAATGGTAAAGGGGCTTTTTTTCAACAGGATCAATGTTAATGGCCGCGACTTTGTCGTAGACGAGAGTAACCAGTTCTCCGTCAATATTCTGCCGCACACCGCATTTGCCGCGCTCACCAACTGTCATTGTGCAGAAGTGGCTGCACAGTCTGCATCCCACTTTTCCACTATCAAGCTTTTTCCAGAGTCTTGCCTTGTATGTCATATTTTTTAATCTACAGATGGTTTGATCTCAGGGGCAACAAATATTGGTCCCATCAGGTTGTTTTCGCTTTCATTCTTCTTTTTAGAGCGTATAGTGATTCTATTTGATTTACTGTCTGATTCAATTGAGATATCGGTGTGTCCACTGTTTGTGCCGAAAATTATGTCTTTTCGATTTTTAGCGGTGTCCTTGTTGGCAAATTTGCTTCCAGCGCCGGCCGGAGAGGCTGTGACACTTAAGGCAAATAAAAGTAATATGCTTAGAATTGCTTTGTTCATGGCTGTCCTCCGATTTTTAAATATAGACATATCAAAAATAACATGCAAGCTGCGGGCCTGAACTTTCAGATATAAGTTTCAGGAGTCAGAATCTTTCTTGAACTAAAGTTCATAAAAACTTATACTGCCTTTTTAGTGACTGTTAGGAGGAAATTTATGGCAAGTCGATCCGATGCTTATAAGGCCGCCGGAGTTGATATTGAAGCGGCTAATGACTTCATTGGACGCATTAAAAATATGGTGTCATCCACCTTTACCAAAGGTGTTGTTACAGACATCGGCGGTTTCGGAGGATTGTTCAAACTGGACCTGACCCAGATGGAAGAACCTGTCCTTGTATCTGGTACTGATGGTGTTGGAACTAAATTGAAACTGGCTTTTGCTGAGAACAAGCATAATACCATCGGCATCGATCTGGTTGCCATGAGTGTTAATGATATTCTTGTTCAGGGTGCCAAGCCACTGTTCTTTCTTGATTACTTTGCTACAGGTAAGCTTGAAAGCGGTGTTGCTGAGCAGGTTCTTGCCGGTATTGTGGAAGGCTGCAAGCAGAGCGGATGTGCCTTGCTTGGCGGTGAAACCGCAGAAATGCCGGGATTCTATGCTGATGGTGAATATGACCTGTCCGGTTTTTGTGTAGGTATTGTCGACAACATGAAGATTGTTGACGGTTCTTCTATCACAATCGGAGATAGTATTATTGGACTCGCTTCATCAGGAATCCACTCGAACGGTTATTCACTTGTCCGCAAAATATATGATGAATCAGGATTCTCTTCAGATGATATCCTTCCCGGAACGGATAAAAAAATAGGTGAAGCTCTGCTTGAACCAACTAAAATTTATGCTGATGTCGTCCGCGTCATTATGCGTGAGATTGAGATCAATGGAATGGTTCATGTCACCGGCGGAGGCTTTTACGATAATGTCCCCCGTATTCTCCCGCATCAGCTCGTAGCCAAGTTTAATTTTGGCTCATGGGATATGCCTCCTGTCTTTAACTGGCTTAAAGAGCAGGGCAATTTAAGCTGGCCTGAAATGCTTCAGATTTTCAACTGCGGAATAGGTTATATTCTGGTTGTAAAACAGGATCAGGCTCAGGATGTTATGGACCGCCTTTCCGGTATGAATATCGATGCATGGCAGATAGGTGAAATGGTCCGTCGCGAAAATGAAGAAGATGAACAGGTTCAGATTAATTTTTAGTTCATCTGTTTATTGAAATAATTTAAAAATCCCCCGCAGACTTAAAAGTTTGCGGGGGATTTTTTTAGGTTTACTTTTTGTGCCAGTTTCCTGCCTGATCCTGGATAATCCATCCTGCTGGTGCTCTTTTTTGCCAGACTCTGGTAAATATATCTTTAACTTTGGCGATTTCGCTGCCGGGAATGTTCATTGAGGCGGCTACTTCTTCGTAAAGCTTTCTGCGGTTTGCATTATCTTCTTTTATTATTCTGCGTAGTTTTGCCATTTCTTTGATATTAAGCCCTTTTTTGCTGTAGAGAACAAGATATCCTTTATTCGATATTCCGATGTTGCCTGAGCTATAGTATGGCTCAAGCTGCTTATGGTTTTGAATGATGCTGTGTTTCAAACCACGGATAGCTGAATTAGACTGTTTAAGACTTTTCAACTCCTGATCAGAAAGTTCTGCTGCTTGAGCGGTTCTAACTGTAATTAAGGCCAGAAATCTATCAAGGGATGAACTCTGGTCCTGTTCTGTTTGTTGTGGCTTGTCGGTGCTATTTTTTTGTGTACCATAGACGTCATCAACAATAGACTGGGCTGTTTTTTCCACTTTAGCAGCCGGGAAATAGATATTCACGGTAACGCAGGCAGCCATTGAAAGCAGCAGCATGCCAATTGTTATTCTAAAAAGTTTTGCAGGCATTAATATTCTCCTCAGGTTAAAATTTATTTTCACTCTCCGAGACACGTTTGATTCTTGCAAGCATGTCAGAAAAACTGATCAGGTTATCGGGGTTGCTGTTAACAACATTAACCCCGAAAAAAATCGGTCTTTTAATGATATACTCAACCCCGTTGTCTTTAATCAAGCCTCTGATTTTGAACAGGTCATTATCAAGGTCACATTTCATTCCTAACGATTTATATGAAAATTTTTGGAAAAAACTTGAAAAAAATCCGACCCCAAGCCCGGTAAGCCCGGAACCTGTACCAATGACTGAAAGAGAATTGATAGCTTTCAGACTGATCTCCTTTTTGTATTTACCAGTAGAGCTTTTTATCATGAGATCAAAAGTTGCCGGCTGGCCGTATGCAACCACTAGATTTTTTAAAGAAGCATCAACTTTACCGGTAATGAGACCGATATCTAACGCTGTACTTAGCGGTGCAAGATCCATTTTTTTAATAGATATATCTGCTCCGTACTGTAAGCTTTCAGAGAATGGATCATTAGCAAAAATCTCTGAGATGTTTACCTCTCCGTCATAAATTTTGCCGGTCAACCGGCCTGTTGTGGATAGAGAATCTTTGAGCAGCCAGCATTTAAGTTTTCCATTTATTTCTCCTGATAATGGCAGTCCCGCCGGTGATAGCGGGGCCAGCCTGATTCCGGATGCTCTGAGATCTGCAATCGCGCTGAATTTCGCAGAAAAAGGATTATTGATTAGAAAACTGTCTATACTGAGAGTTCCATTGCTGAAATTTATTGGCGGTGGATTTTCAAAGGTTATTCTTCGGGAGGAAACTTTAAGCGGGATTTTGAGATCACTGACAGATGCAGTTCCGGCTTTAAGTCTTTCCATGGTGAATATGCCTGACTCAGGATCGCTTACACTGCTGTCGGCTATCGGGTGAAAATTTTTATCAAGAATGATGTTTAAGGGAAGCTTAAGGCTGATTCCGTGTGCAGAAAGATCTGCGGAGTTAAAATTGCAATTTGAAATATTCAAATTACCATCAACTGCGGTGGCATTCTGAGAACCTGTTATGTCAAAATCGCAACTCATGGTTCCCGATGCGTCCATATTTTCGAGACTTAGCGGTTCAACTGCAAAAATTGCAAATAGGTTGGAAATATTTGATTCAGGAATTTCAACTCTGGCCTTAAATCTGTTTTTATTGATTTCAGGTTCGATGGAAGCCGATAATTTAAGAACATTTTTCCATGAGAGCTGTGTCTTCAATGCCATTGCATGGTGTTCAGGAATTATAAATTCAGATTTAGTTTCAACAGGATGTGTATTTAAATCAAAGTAGAGTGTTTTATACAGAGCTTCTCCTTTTTCTATTTTAAGAGAACTCATAATTACCCTGCTGATCGGATCAAAAATTCCATTGAACTCGAGTTTAATTCCGTCAGCCATAAAATTTGAGTCAGGAGAAGAGATAGAAAAATTATCTGTATTGATGAGTAGCTGCGGCTCCGGTCTGGCAAGATTTTTGATCGCAAATGAAAGTGACAGATTTCCATCATGGGACCAGTCCATGATTTCAGTTTTGCCCGTCAGGGCTATAGCCGTTTCCAGAATTTTTTCAGGTGTCAGAATTTTTAAGAAGACGCTTCCTTGTCCGGAAGGATCATAATTCAAACTGGCTGAGAATCTAGGCAGGGAACCTATTTTTATCTTCAATTCCGGTGAGGATATTCGTCCTGATTCAGGATAGTAGATCATGCTTCCGGCAATTTTTATTTCGGAATTTTCAAGTTCTGGAATTCCTTCAGCTAATTTGGCTGCGGCAACATTTACTTTTAAATCGGAAATGATAATTTTTTTGTTTTTGATCAAGCTTTTTCCGTTTGCAGTTATCCGGCGGCATTTTATTGGAAAAAGTTTTGGATCAAAGGTACTGGAAAATTCAAATTCTCTTAGTGCGGTCTGCTTCAATTGCGAAGTAAGCCGACCTGAGATTCCAACCTCGGGAAGTTTAACATCCGAAGTTATCCTTGAGCTCAAAAGAGACTCCTGGACTACTGCTGGAGAAGCCGCATAGCCCTGTGGCAGCCATAGGAACAGAATTGCTGCAATGAAAAATATTTTAAAAAACCGCATGATGCCTCACTATATATATTGAAAGGCTGACGGGCCAGTGGTTAATATAAAAAGCCGACCATACATTTTGTACAGTCGGCTTTAACAAGTTTAATTCTAAAAAAATTATCCGAGATATGGATTAAAATATCCAAATTTAAGCCACGGGCATTCTTTTTTAATCCGTTTGCGGAAGTTGTTGAATCCCATCACCGGGCCGAACTCATGTGGCTCCATAACCTCCATATAAAGGTCAGGGTCCAGATTCAGGTTTCTCAGCTGGATGAAGTCCAGCTTTGTTTTTTTAGCAATTTCCAGCAGAGCTTCGAGCTCGTATTCCGTGTCACTTATTCCGGGGAAGAAAAGATAGTTTAGTGAAACATGTACCCCAAGGCTTTTGGCCAGCTCAATTGTGGCACTGACATCATCAAAGCTATAGCCTTTTGGTCTGTAATATGAGTTGTAGACCTCTTTACGCAGAGAATTCAAACTCACTCTTATGGAGCTAAGACCGGCTTTTGCCAACGGTTTCATTGATTCTGTTATTGAACCATTAGTATTGATGTTGATAGTCCCTTTTCCTCCATCACTGCGATATTTGGCTATTGAATCGTGCAGCAGGGCAGCTTCTGTCAGCGGCTCTCCCTCACAACCCTGCCCGAAAGAAAATATGGGCTTTTTTTCATGTTTGGCATGTACATGCATCACTTCGGTTATTTCTTTAACTGTCGGAGTGAACTGAATGCGGTTCTGCGTGGAAGGAAAATCAGATTCATCAGGCTGTTCTGAAATGCAGCCGATGCAGCGGGCGTTGCATGATCTGGATGTCGGCAGGGGAGCTTCAAATCTTCCAAGAGCCAGATTTTTTGCGGCAGGGCAGCCGTAAGTGAGAGCGCATCCTGCAAGATGTCTGATGAGCCGATTTTCCGGGAAATCTTTCATCAGCTTATTGGCGCCCTGATCTATTTTTTCACAGGAAATTTTAGAAAAAACCTGTCTTTTGTCTTCGTCTACTTTTTTTGCTGTAATCCAGAATTTACCGTTGGCATAACCTACTGCTCCGTATGCAAACAGCGGTAGGGTAGGGGCATCTTCTCCGTTTTCGTATGCAGCATGGCCGGTCAAAGTATATCCGGGGCATGCGAAAGCAGCCATAGCGGTTCCTTCCACTTCTTCCACTTCGCCTGTTTCCGGGTCAAGGCCTATTGCATATCTTCCGGGAAGCATGAAGAAATCGCTTTCAGGAGGGAGTGGTACATATTCGTCAGGTCTGGGTAAAGCAAGCTCGTCACCACGGCGGCAGAGCATTAAAAGATCCGGTTCATCATATATCTCACCCTTGTCATCGGCAAAAACCAGACAAGGGCGCGGTTTAGTATTGGCTGCCATTATTTTACTGATCCTTCTGGGGTGGTTTGGGAAGCATTACCTTGAGAGTTGTTCCTTCATCTTCTGAAGATGTAAAGCTGATATCTCCACCCATTATTCTGGCTATGAGTCTGGCGCTGTGCGTACCGAGTCCGGTGCCGTATTTTTTGCCACTTGTTGCATAGCGATCAAAAAAGTTATTTTTAATTTCTTTGGGAACTTCGCCTGAGTTGTGGATTTCTGTAGAAATTATGCTGCCCAGGTCACGTATCCTGATTGTTACTGTTGTTCCCATCGGAGCTGCTTCGACCGCATTTTTAATGAGATTTGAAAACATAGTCACAACCATTGATGCTTCGCCATAAGTGACCAGTGGAACTCCGTGGGGAAGAGGAGAGTTACCCATAAACCACTCAATGTTCAAGGACTTCTCCATAACAATTTGTGAAACATCGGTTTCTGCGGCTGTCAAAGCGTTCATAAGGTTGAAAGGATGCATATCCGGAGTAAAAGATCCGTTTTCAAGTCTTATAAGAGTCAGTGAAGTATCAATAATTCTGATCATGCGTTCCGCCGTCTTTCTGATAGTGGAGGCAATCATTTTGTTTTCTTCGCTTAACTCGGACTCTGATTCAAGAACATTTCCAAAACCTATTATAGTTGCCGTTGGTGAACGCAGATCATGCCGTGCTATTCTTTCGATTTCTTCACGCAACTGCAGCTGGTTGCGCTGCTGGGTTATGTCCTGCGCTGTAAAAAGAAATATCCCCGGAAGCACCTGTTCAACTGAAATATTCCAATATCTGCCATAAGCTTTCACTCCGGCAAGAGTCTGCTGGTTATAAGATGCTTCATGACTGAAAAGAGTTGCAACAAGATCTTTATCAATTACATGGAAAAATGGGATTTGACTTATTCCATAGTCATCAGGATTAAGTTCACGGGCACTTCTATTAGCTAAGACAAGTTTTTCACCACAATCTGAAATAAGCATAGCGGGGAATGGAAGGCCATGAAGGATGAGATCACTGAGAAGCTGCTTGTTTTCCTGCTCGGCTTTAACTTTGAGACGGTCGGAGCAGTAACTTATCTTGGTTGCCAGAAGTTCTAAATCAATAGGCCATGAGATGAAATTAGCTTCTTTGACATTGAATATAAGGTCTATTTCATCTTTATTCGAAGTATCCGTTATCAGAATACATTCTGTTCCCTGATTGATTTCCCGGATCATATCAAGGGATTCCACATATTCAGAGGTCCCCGGCATGATGAGAAGGTCAGGTATGTTGCGCGCGAAAACAAAAAGCAGTTTATCCCGGTCCGGTGTAGAAAGGACTGTATGTCCCTGCCCCTCTAAAAAAGAGTTCAGGCCGTCAATGCGTTTATCCTCACCAACAATCAGGATCTTCATAAATACCTCTGGAAGTTCTTTTCTGGATGTGTTCAGGACGCCTCGGCAGGGTTATGGAAAAAGGCATTGGCCCAGCGCATGGACAGGTAATAGCATCTTGAAACAATGAGCGGATCGAACCCGAGTTCCCCAAGATGCCGTTCAAGCACATCCCATTGCGCTGTTTCAAACAGAATGGCCATGTCCAGCCAGTCCGTATAAATATTACGTTCTCCGCAGAGTGCTGACTGTATTTCTTGATCCAACGGGAGATATTTGATGACACTGGCCATGGGGAGGTCGAACATTGGTTCAAGAAGTGAAAACAGTCCCAGCAGAAACATTGTTTCAGGGTCTATATTCCGGTTGTTGTAGGCCCTTGCCGTAAGTTCCAGAAATTTTGCGCGTTGGGCTGAGTTTAACGGAAGTTCGGAAGATTTCTGGGGCGGGGTCAGGTCCGTTAATATAATTACCCTGAGCCAGTTTTTGAGCAGCTTCCAACCGGCAAGAACTATGGCCTGCTTTACTGATTTTATTTTTTGAGAAAACCCGAAAATAGGTGAGTTCAGTAATGTCAGCAGCCGATATGTAAGTGAAACATCAGCTTGGATAGCTTCAGCCAGATCGTCAAAATCCGGCATGTCATTTTCAATCAGTCTATATAGTTTCAGTCTGGCTATTTCATTTGAATTGAGCCGTCTGTTGCCGATATTTTCCGGTTTTTTGAAGAAGTAGCCCTGAAAAAGTTTAAAGCCGACTCTTTTGGCTAATTCATATTTTTCTGAATCTTCAACTCTTTTGGCAATGAGCTGAACTTTTTTACCTTCGCAACTTTTGTGCGCTCTTTTTAATGACTCCGTATTCGCTGTCAGAACATCGACAAATACCGCATCGGCATAGTCAATGAGTATTTCTCCCTGAGGGCGTACCTCATAGTCATTAATAGCTATGTAATAACCATCATTTGAAAGTTCCTGCAGAGCTGCAAGAAGATTCGGGGTCGGGGGAATTGTTTCCGAGATCTGGACTACTGTATTTTGTGATGGAAGGGCGTAGGGAATTTTTTCGAGGATGGATTTATGAGAAAAATTTATAACCAGCTTGACTCCGGGTTGAACTGGCTGACCGGGGATAGCGCAGGAGTTGGCAGCTACATTGAGAGTTGCCTTGTAATCATCTGTGATATCAGCTTTAGTTGCTGCACTGCTGTTTCTGAACAACAACTCGTAACCCCATATAGAGCTGTCCTCTTTCAATATGGGCTGTCTGGCAAAAAAAATTTTGTCATATAGAG
The nucleotide sequence above comes from Maridesulfovibrio bastinii DSM 16055. Encoded proteins:
- the amrS gene encoding AmmeMemoRadiSam system radical SAM enzyme — protein: MTYKARLWKKLDSGKVGCRLCSHFCTMTVGERGKCGVRQNIDGELVTLVYDKVAAINIDPVEKKPLYHFLPGTRTFSIGTQGCNLGCDFCQNSSLSQPPRAGKAISGQPATPEAIVANALEYEAKSISYTYSEPTVFFELMQDTAELAHKHGLKNILVSNGFQSSECLNELDGLIDAANIDIKAFNNIFYREICKARLEPVLENVKQIHKMGWWLEITTLIIPDKNDDIAELGKLAGFIAEISGEETPWHISRFHPDYNMQDTQPTPMETLKAARSAGYEAGLKYIYIGNISNNEYSATFCPGCGAEVISRNGFSIRNKGLSHGKCKECGMLLAGVYD
- the purM gene encoding phosphoribosylformylglycinamidine cyclo-ligase produces the protein MASRSDAYKAAGVDIEAANDFIGRIKNMVSSTFTKGVVTDIGGFGGLFKLDLTQMEEPVLVSGTDGVGTKLKLAFAENKHNTIGIDLVAMSVNDILVQGAKPLFFLDYFATGKLESGVAEQVLAGIVEGCKQSGCALLGGETAEMPGFYADGEYDLSGFCVGIVDNMKIVDGSSITIGDSIIGLASSGIHSNGYSLVRKIYDESGFSSDDILPGTDKKIGEALLEPTKIYADVVRVIMREIEINGMVHVTGGGFYDNVPRILPHQLVAKFNFGSWDMPPVFNWLKEQGNLSWPEMLQIFNCGIGYILVVKQDQAQDVMDRLSGMNIDAWQIGEMVRRENEEDEQVQINF
- a CDS encoding DUF1318 domain-containing protein — encoded protein: MPAKLFRITIGMLLLSMAACVTVNIYFPAAKVEKTAQSIVDDVYGTQKNSTDKPQQTEQDQSSSLDRFLALITVRTAQAAELSDQELKSLKQSNSAIRGLKHSIIQNHKQLEPYYSSGNIGISNKGYLVLYSKKGLNIKEMAKLRRIIKEDNANRRKLYEEVAASMNIPGSEIAKVKDIFTRVWQKRAPAGWIIQDQAGNWHKK
- a CDS encoding radical SAM protein, with translation MAANTKPRPCLVFADDKGEIYDEPDLLMLCRRGDELALPRPDEYVPLPPESDFFMLPGRYAIGLDPETGEVEEVEGTAMAAFACPGYTLTGHAAYENGEDAPTLPLFAYGAVGYANGKFWITAKKVDEDKRQVFSKISCEKIDQGANKLMKDFPENRLIRHLAGCALTYGCPAAKNLALGRFEAPLPTSRSCNARCIGCISEQPDESDFPSTQNRIQFTPTVKEITEVMHVHAKHEKKPIFSFGQGCEGEPLTEAALLHDSIAKYRSDGGKGTININTNGSITESMKPLAKAGLSSIRVSLNSLRKEVYNSYYRPKGYSFDDVSATIELAKSLGVHVSLNYLFFPGISDTEYELEALLEIAKKTKLDFIQLRNLNLDPDLYMEVMEPHEFGPVMGFNNFRKRIKKECPWLKFGYFNPYLG
- a CDS encoding hybrid sensor histidine kinase/response regulator — protein: MKILIVGEDKRIDGLNSFLEGQGHTVLSTPDRDKLLFVFARNIPDLLIMPGTSEYVESLDMIREINQGTECILITDTSNKDEIDLIFNVKEANFISWPIDLELLATKISYCSDRLKVKAEQENKQLLSDLILHGLPFPAMLISDCGEKLVLANRSARELNPDDYGISQIPFFHVIDKDLVATLFSHEASYNQQTLAGVKAYGRYWNISVEQVLPGIFLFTAQDITQQRNQLQLREEIERIARHDLRSPTATIIGFGNVLESESELSEENKMIASTIRKTAERMIRIIDTSLTLIRLENGSFTPDMHPFNLMNALTAAETDVSQIVMEKSLNIEWFMGNSPLPHGVPLVTYGEASMVVTMFSNLIKNAVEAAPMGTTVTIRIRDLGSIISTEIHNSGEVPKEIKNNFFDRYATSGKKYGTGLGTHSARLIARIMGGDISFTSSEDEGTTLKVMLPKPPQKDQ
- a CDS encoding EAL and HDOD domain-containing protein, whose product is MARNTTALYDKIFFARQPILKEDSSIWGYELLFRNSSAATKADITDDYKATLNVAANSCAIPGQPVQPGVKLVINFSHKSILEKIPYALPSQNTVVQISETIPPTPNLLAALQELSNDGYYIAINDYEVRPQGEILIDYADAVFVDVLTANTESLKRAHKSCEGKKVQLIAKRVEDSEKYELAKRVGFKLFQGYFFKKPENIGNRRLNSNEIARLKLYRLIENDMPDFDDLAEAIQADVSLTYRLLTLLNSPIFGFSQKIKSVKQAIVLAGWKLLKNWLRVIILTDLTPPQKSSELPLNSAQRAKFLELTARAYNNRNIDPETMFLLGLFSLLEPMFDLPMASVIKYLPLDQEIQSALCGERNIYTDWLDMAILFETAQWDVLERHLGELGFDPLIVSRCYYLSMRWANAFFHNPAEAS